Sequence from the Natronomonas marina genome:
GGCAACCGCCAGCGACCCGGCGACCATCGCGACCGCGAAGGACCACCCGGAGGCCACCTGGTCGCCGGTGATACCGAACACTGTCATCCCGACGGCGCCCAGCAGGGCGACGGCACCGAGCGCGAGCGGGAAGGCGACGCGTTTGTCGGTCGACGCTGTGGTCGTCATACCCGCCCGTACGGCACGCCACACATAAATCCCGGCGTTACAGCGCCGGCGCCGCCCGGTTCCGGGCCGACGTATCGAACCACAGATATTTCACCCCCGGAAGCGTTCGACCGACGATGAGCGGAATCGGCGAGGCACTCACCGCGAGTCGGTTCAGGATCGCCGGCGTCGTCGTCGGCGTTCTCGTCGTCTCTCTGGTCGGCGCGTTCGCGCTCGGTGTTCTCGGCGCGCCCGCCGTCGAAGCGGTCGACAACCGGTTCGGCGACGTCGACGACGAGACGACCGTCGTCTTCACCGACCTCGTCGTCGACAACCCCAACCCCATCGGCGTCCAGTTAGGCAACACGACGATAAACTACACCGTCCGGATGAACGATGTCCCGATGGCCGTCGGCGGCCGGGAGGGACTCGACATCAGGCGAGGGAACTCGACGCTCGAGTTCACCACCCGGATGAACAACGAGCAGATTCCGCCGTGGTGGGCGACCCACGTCAACAACGACGAGCGGACGGTCGTGACCATCAACGCGACCGTCCGAACCTCCATCCTCGGCCAGCGGCGATACGACATCACCCAGGAGAAGGAGGTCGAGACCGACATCATCGGCGACTTCAACTCCGAGGAGACCCGGCCGGTCAACGCCGACGACCCGCCGCCGCTGTTCTCGAACCCCGTCCTGTACGTCAACCGCACGAGCGCCGAGTGGGGCGAGGCGACCGCACAGGAGACCCCCATCGACATGGAGTTCGTCATGTACAACCCCCAGACGACGCCGTTCACCGTCACCGAACTGGGCTACGAGATAACGATGAACGGGGTCGCGGTGGGCGAGGGCAGGACCGACGACATCGCGGCCATCCCGCCGGGGGCGACCGAGACGGTCCGGACCGAGGCGCGCATCCTCAACCCGAACCTCGACGACTGGTGGGTGACCCACCTCCGGAACGACCAGGTGACGAACCTCCGCATCGAGTTCTACGCCGTGGTGTCCGTCGACCAGCTCTCCCAGGACATCCGGGTCCCGCTGGATCGGCTCACCTACGAGGAGACCATCGAGACGGACATCTTCGGCAACGAGAACGCCTCGACCGCCGAGCCGACGGCGACGGCGACGCCGACCCCGGCCGACGGCGAGCGGACGCCGACCCCCACCGACTCCGGACGGACGATGCCGACGGCGACGCCGACGGCGATACCGGACGACCCCCTGGAGACGCCGACCGACGACGACGGCCTGCTGTGACCGGCGGTAACGTTTAGTCGACGGCCGCCCTCGCCCGTCGTATGGGACGGAGTAGTCACCCTCCGGATCGAGTTCTCGGACAGTGACATCGATGTCGAGGCCGATGCGGGGACGGTCTTTCTCTCAGTGAACGGTACCACCCACGAGCTATCGCGGGAGACGGCCGACCGGCTGGCCGACGAACT
This genomic interval carries:
- a CDS encoding DUF7525 family protein, whose product is MTTTASTDKRVAFPLALGAVALLGAVGMTVFGITGDQVASGWSFAVAMVAGSLAVAAYHVYS
- a CDS encoding LEA type 2 family protein, translating into MSGIGEALTASRFRIAGVVVGVLVVSLVGAFALGVLGAPAVEAVDNRFGDVDDETTVVFTDLVVDNPNPIGVQLGNTTINYTVRMNDVPMAVGGREGLDIRRGNSTLEFTTRMNNEQIPPWWATHVNNDERTVVTINATVRTSILGQRRYDITQEKEVETDIIGDFNSEETRPVNADDPPPLFSNPVLYVNRTSAEWGEATAQETPIDMEFVMYNPQTTPFTVTELGYEITMNGVAVGEGRTDDIAAIPPGATETVRTEARILNPNLDDWWVTHLRNDQVTNLRIEFYAVVSVDQLSQDIRVPLDRLTYEETIETDIFGNENASTAEPTATATPTPADGERTPTPTDSGRTMPTATPTAIPDDPLETPTDDDGLL